ATACCTTTGCGGACAAGGGCTAAACCAATACCACTACCGGGATAGTGTTCACGACCATGTAAGCGTTCAAATACCAGAAAAATCTTTTCTTGATATTCCGATTCAATGCCAATTCCATTATCCTCGATCCAGAGTCGTATCCATGTACTACCATTAACGTCTTTTCGTTCTTCTGCCCACACCTGTATCTGAGGCTGTACTGTTTCTGGGACAAACTTGATCGCATTAGCGATCAAATTTGATACAACTTGCATAAGTGTAGCACGATGACCCAAAACCTCTGGTAGAGGTATGACCCCTTTCTCGGCTACCTTAATTTGGGTATTTGTGTTTTTAATCAGTTCCTGGAGTTGGAAGAGGACTTCTGACATAATGGAGTCTAAACTAATTGGTTTTAGGGGAAAGTCTAGACGCCCTAAGCGACTATATTCTAGTAAATCTTGGATCATTTTATCCAAACGCTGGGCAGCCGTGGTAATCCGTTGAGTATAGTCTAAACCGATTGAATCTAATTGGGAACCGCAGTCTTCAACTAAGGCATTAGCAAACCCTTGCATTGCCCGTAATGGCGCTCTGAGATCGTGGGAAACGGTGTAGGAAAATGCTTCGAGTTCCGCATTGATGGCTTGCAATTCCTGAGTTCGTTCAGTGATCCGTTCTTCGAGTTCGGTGGTGTAGCGTTTAAGCTGCTGTTGTAATCGGGATTGAGCAATCGCGATCGCGAGTTGATTTGCTACCTCTTGGACAATGGTCTTATGTTCATTATCCAGGTCATTTTTCTCCCTGAACTCTAGGTTGAGTGTTCCGATTATTTCCGGCTTACTTCTAAGCGGAATAATAGAGAATGATGCCGCGTTCTGTGAGAGTAAAGCTTGGACAATGGGTCGTAATACCCTAACAATGTCTGATTGTTTGAGTTGATGGATTTTATGGTCAGCAAATTGAGCCAACTCTGAGGTAAACGGTTCGAGACTAATCGTTGTTCTAGCTAGGTTTTCCATCTCACCATTAGTGGCGAGCAGGGTGGCTTGCTGTGAGTCCCAATCAAACACCACGACACTCAGATGACGACACGATAGCAGGGATTTTAAGCCTGTTAACGCCACTTGCGCGATCGCAGGCGGCGGTTGTTCGGCGAGAATGGCTTGGTCAAGGGTTTGTAAGGTTTGCAGGCGGTCAATCGTTTGTCGTAATTGAATTTCAAGCTGCTTGCGCTGAGTAATGTCAAACGTAAAGCCGAGGATTTGCACAATTTCTCCTAGCTCGTTCAACATCGGCACATACTTAATTACGGTGGTAAAGGGGTTAGTATTCGGTAACCGAATTGTGGCTTCTACCGTCTGGGGAGTGCGGGTTTCTATCACCCGCTTGAGTGTCGGTAAATACCATTCAGTAACCTCCGGCGACCAGATTTCTTCATCCCTGTGTCCCAGATAATCCGTTGATGATTTGCCTGTGCGATCAAGGGTTGTCGTATTCACAAAAACAAACCGTCGTTGAGCATCATAGATCACGAACATATCCGGACTATGATTGACCGCTAACCGGAATCGTTGTTCACTCTGACGCAGGGCTTTCTCGGTGCGTTTGTAGGCGCTAATATTATGATTAACTTCTAAGATGGCTAATGGGTTACCTTGATGATCTCGCTGTAATGTCCAACGACTCGCTACGGTAATTTGAGTCCCGTCCTGTGTAGTTTGAATTAACTCACCGGGCCAATATTCTTGATGCCATAATTGAGTCTTAATATCCCTTAATGCCTGGGGGAAAATCGTGTGCAGCAATTGGTGAGCATTTTGCCCAATAGCATCCTGACTACTCCAGCCATACAAACGTTGCGCCCCCTGATTCCAATAGGTAATTTTGCCCTGCAAATCCAGCACCATAATCGCATCATTGGCTAAGTCAAGCAGTTGGGCTTGTTGGCGGAGCTTTTCTAGGGCTAATTTCTGGGCTGTAACATCCGTCTGTACTCCCAGAAAGTGAGTCAATGTTCCCTGGGAATTTCGCACGGGTGAAATATAGAGATCGTTCCAAAATACAGAACCATCTTTACGATAGTTCCGCAATGTTATTTGACAGTCTTTTTTTGTTGCAATCGCCTGTCGTACTTCCTCAAGTTGGGCTTGATTGGAGTCATCTCCCTGCAAAAAGCGACAGTTACGACCGAGTAATTCTGAGGCGCTGTAACCGGTGAGTCGTTCAAACCCAGAATTGACAAAAATAATTGGGTTATCCGGTTGATGGGGATCACTAATTAAAATCCCATTGCTACTGGCATTAACCGCACTCTCCAATATTCGCAATCGTTCCGCTTGTTGACAACGGTCAATTGCTGCACCGAGAATATTGGCGATCGCTTGCAAAAAGTTAATGTCATCTTGGCTAAACTGGCGGGAATCTGTACTATGAATGCCCAAAATACCAAAGGGTTGACTATCGGGGTTGGGCATAGTATCCCAATGTTTAAGAGTCCCAGGCTTCGCCAACGAGAGTCCAGGAATAATCACACTCATCCCACTGACAACCCCATGATCCTCTAATAGAGGCGGAGCCGAAAATCGCGATTCTGTTCGCAAATCTTCGACCACGATTGGTTCTTGAGACAGGAGCGTATAGCCGGCTTGAGAATTGGTTTCGGTATCGACAGTAGCTTGACCGACTAAGCCAACCTGCCAACCTACACCCGCCCGCAACAATAAGGCTTTGCCCTCAGGAAGTAATTCCAGGACTTTGGCATAGTCTACGTCGAGAGTTTTTGCCAAAAGAGTCACCGCACAATTCATTAACGAATCAATGTCAATCCCCCTTAAGGCATATTGACTAAACCGCACAATTGTTGTTTGCTGAGTGACCCTAGCTTGGAGTGTAGCGATCAGTTGTAGGTTCTGGGAAATGGTGATGGGTGGAGTCGCTTCTAGCCGAGAAGATTGAGACTTTAGCTGAGGCGCTAATGCAGAACGAACGGCTGTCACCAATTTTTTATAATGGGACGGCGATTTAATAATGTAGTCATCTATACCCGCTTTCATTGCCATTACAGCGAGTTCTACACTGTCTTGACTGGTGAACATAATAAATGGACAAGCGGGTTGCAGACGTTTAACCTGCTTAAAGACCGCTATACCAGTTGTCCAAGGAAGTTCATCGTCCGCGATCGCCATATCGAAATGACCGTCTAAGAGTACCTGATTTAGGTCTTTAGCATTGGTCGGCTGGGCGACATGCAGTGCGGAAAACTCTTGCTGCAATTGACGAATGATTAAGGCTCGTTCATCTGGGTCCTCATCAATGAGGAGCAGATGCACAGGAGTGTTAATCACAATTTGTCAAGTTTATTTAGAGTAGAGACGTACCATGGCACGTCTGGGAGCAGGAGAGATATAGCAATCCTAAATTGATTGTGGCAATTTTCAAAACTGAAACCCTTGCTATACCTTGATTTCAAGCCGTCTACTTGTTGCATCCTATTTAGGATTGCTATATATTATATATTACTTTAGAGGAACCTCGTTGCACAAAAATAAGTTTTTGCAATATGCCTGTAAAATAACCCATTTTTGACTACTTATAAATTTGGGCGGGTTTTGTTGTTCAGTTATCGGCTTGTTATTGAGTTTTAGTCCCTAAACCCGCCCCTACAATCAATTGACAGACGTGCAATGGCATGGCTCTACTCCTGTGCATGTACAAAAAGGCATGATCTATCCCAAGTAGGAGAATTCCCCGGAAAACTTTGGGTAAACTGCACAGCAGACGAGTACCGCTACCCACACCAGTCAAAATTTCTTGTAATTTGAATTTTATAAAGTATGACAATAACCACTTCAACACCCCAAGCGTCCTTCTCTCAACCGGACATTCCCGTTACCCAAGTCCGGCAAAATCAGGGTGCAGAACTCGACGCGATCGCGAAATATCGCCGTGCGGCTAACTACCTAGCAGCGACTCAAATTTATCTCAAAGATAATGTTCTCTTACGCGAACCCTTAAAACCCGAACATATAAAAGATCGTTTACTGGGTCACTGGGGGACTTGTCCCGGCATTAACCTAGTCTATGCCCATCTCAACCGACTGATCCGGCGTTACGATGCCAATATGTTTCTGGTGACTGGACCCGGACATGGTGCGCCCGCGAACCTTGCCAATCTTTACCTAGAAGGATCGTTACGGGATTATTATCCTGACCTTAGCTTCGATGAAGCTGGAGTGTATCGGTTAGTCAAGCAGTTTTCTTGGCCCGGTGGCTTTCCCTCGCACCTGTATCCAGGGATTCCTGGCACGATTCACGAAGGTGGGGAATTAGGCTACGCCTTGGCGACAGCGTTTGGGGCGGTAATGGATAACCCTGATCTAGTGGTAGCGTGTATCGTTGGCGATGGCGAGTCAGAAACGGGACCCACCGCTACAGCATGGCATGGAACAAAATTCATTGATCCGGCTGAATCCGGGGCAGTTTTACCGATTTTGCATCTGAATGGGTACAAAATTGCCAGCCCGTCAATTTTTGGCACGATGAGTGATGAGGAATTGCTGCATCTGTTTACCGGATACGGCTACCAAGTGCGAATTGTCGAAGATGAGGACTTGGATGCTGATATGTATGCTTCAATGGATTGGGCATATCAAGAAATCTGTCGGATTCAACAAGCCGCCCGTTCCGGGAACCGTATCAGCAAACCCCGTTGGCCCCTAATCATCTTGCGATCGCCAAAAGGATGGACAGGGATTAAAGAAGCCGACGGCGTACCGATTGAAGGGAATTTCCGGTCTCACCAAGTTCCCCTCAAAGAGGTTAAAAGTAATCCCGAACATCTAGAACTGCTAGAAAATTGGTTCCGTTCCTACCGTCCAGAGGAACTGTTTGACGAACAAGGACAACCCTTCCCCGACATTTTAGATCAATGTCCCCAAGGGGAACGGCGCATGGGCAGCAATCCCCACACCTTCGGCGGACGTATGCGTCAACCCTTAGAGTTACCGGATCTGTTTAACTATGCTGTCCCGGTAGAACATCCCGAAGCCGCCCAAGGGTGTCAACGCGGCGAGAGTAGCGTTAGTAATACCTATGAAGTGGGCAAATATCTCCGGGATGTGATTCAGCAAAATCCTAATAACTTCCGGATTTTCTGTCCCGACGAACTCGAATCCAACCGCCTGTACAAAGTTCTCGATGTTACCCAGCGTAACTATCAGTGGCCCACCGGACCCTTTGATGGCGAGATTGGACCCGATGGGGGACGGATTATCGAATTACTGAGTGAACATACCTGTCAGGCATTCTTACAAGGGTATCTCCTCACCGGACGACATGGTTTATTCCCTTCCTACGAGGCATTTTTGGGCATTGTCACCACGATGATGGATCAATATGCCAAGTTCTTAAAATACTCCAAAGAATT
The Coleofasciculus chthonoplastes PCC 7420 DNA segment above includes these coding regions:
- a CDS encoding PAS domain S-box protein; translated protein: MINTPVHLLLIDEDPDERALIIRQLQQEFSALHVAQPTNAKDLNQVLLDGHFDMAIADDELPWTTGIAVFKQVKRLQPACPFIMFTSQDSVELAVMAMKAGIDDYIIKSPSHYKKLVTAVRSALAPQLKSQSSRLEATPPITISQNLQLIATLQARVTQQTTIVRFSQYALRGIDIDSLMNCAVTLLAKTLDVDYAKVLELLPEGKALLLRAGVGWQVGLVGQATVDTETNSQAGYTLLSQEPIVVEDLRTESRFSAPPLLEDHGVVSGMSVIIPGLSLAKPGTLKHWDTMPNPDSQPFGILGIHSTDSRQFSQDDINFLQAIANILGAAIDRCQQAERLRILESAVNASSNGILISDPHQPDNPIIFVNSGFERLTGYSASELLGRNCRFLQGDDSNQAQLEEVRQAIATKKDCQITLRNYRKDGSVFWNDLYISPVRNSQGTLTHFLGVQTDVTAQKLALEKLRQQAQLLDLANDAIMVLDLQGKITYWNQGAQRLYGWSSQDAIGQNAHQLLHTIFPQALRDIKTQLWHQEYWPGELIQTTQDGTQITVASRWTLQRDHQGNPLAILEVNHNISAYKRTEKALRQSEQRFRLAVNHSPDMFVIYDAQRRFVFVNTTTLDRTGKSSTDYLGHRDEEIWSPEVTEWYLPTLKRVIETRTPQTVEATIRLPNTNPFTTVIKYVPMLNELGEIVQILGFTFDITQRKQLEIQLRQTIDRLQTLQTLDQAILAEQPPPAIAQVALTGLKSLLSCRHLSVVVFDWDSQQATLLATNGEMENLARTTISLEPFTSELAQFADHKIHQLKQSDIVRVLRPIVQALLSQNAASFSIIPLRSKPEIIGTLNLEFREKNDLDNEHKTIVQEVANQLAIAIAQSRLQQQLKRYTTELEERITERTQELQAINAELEAFSYTVSHDLRAPLRAMQGFANALVEDCGSQLDSIGLDYTQRITTAAQRLDKMIQDLLEYSRLGRLDFPLKPISLDSIMSEVLFQLQELIKNTNTQIKVAEKGVIPLPEVLGHRATLMQVVSNLIANAIKFVPETVQPQIQVWAEERKDVNGSTWIRLWIEDNGIGIESEYQEKIFLVFERLHGREHYPGSGIGLALVRKGMERLGGRSGVESSLHQGSRFWIEAQKVETCHDISIME
- a CDS encoding phosphoketolase family protein, which encodes MTITTSTPQASFSQPDIPVTQVRQNQGAELDAIAKYRRAANYLAATQIYLKDNVLLREPLKPEHIKDRLLGHWGTCPGINLVYAHLNRLIRRYDANMFLVTGPGHGAPANLANLYLEGSLRDYYPDLSFDEAGVYRLVKQFSWPGGFPSHLYPGIPGTIHEGGELGYALATAFGAVMDNPDLVVACIVGDGESETGPTATAWHGTKFIDPAESGAVLPILHLNGYKIASPSIFGTMSDEELLHLFTGYGYQVRIVEDEDLDADMYASMDWAYQEICRIQQAARSGNRISKPRWPLIILRSPKGWTGIKEADGVPIEGNFRSHQVPLKEVKSNPEHLELLENWFRSYRPEELFDEQGQPFPDILDQCPQGERRMGSNPHTFGGRMRQPLELPDLFNYAVPVEHPEAAQGCQRGESSVSNTYEVGKYLRDVIQQNPNNFRIFCPDELESNRLYKVLDVTQRNYQWPTGPFDGEIGPDGGRIIELLSEHTCQAFLQGYLLTGRHGLFPSYEAFLGIVTTMMDQYAKFLKYSKEFPWRPPVSSLNYLETSTLWRQEHNGFSHQNPGFINSVLDQQADYARVYLPPDANCLLSTIDHCLQSTGYVNLVIANKNPLPQWLSMEDAIAHCRAGGSVWQWASTDDGVDPDVVMVGIGDCPMLEVMAAAQILRNELPELRIRVVNVTDLLILEQNSTHPHGLDDDMFAALFTPDKPVIINFHGYPSLIKQMLFGRPTIERFQINGYQEEGTTTTPFDMQVRNGTSRYHLIMQAIRLAAQKNSRVSARANDRVRHYEYVLAAHGQYICETGEDPDEITNWQWC